The Castanea sativa cultivar Marrone di Chiusa Pesio chromosome 11, ASM4071231v1 genome contains a region encoding:
- the LOC142616184 gene encoding uncharacterized protein LOC142616184, producing the protein MEKFDAKSDKGYFLGYSTTSRAYRVYNLRTEIVMESAYVVINGELCPESHLEDTTLVQEKTVEVKDTLPKEYVGKHSDEDLQLLNDTVLELSTPVPKTQQEQSESSSSSEQKSTSTFLVKGLSTRVELNLLATNILGSLNDNMRLRAKALNVITHSCYLSQFEPKKVDEALQDANWINYMHEELHQFVRNDVWELVPRPDGVNTIGTKWIFKNKSDEHGTIIRNKSRLVP; encoded by the coding sequence ATGGAAAAGTTTGATGCAAAAAGTGACAAGGGATATTTTCTAGGCTACTCTACCACTAGTAGAGCATATAGGGTGTACAATCTAAGAACTGAAATAGTCATGGAGTCTGCGTATGTGGTGATCAATGGTGAACTATGTCCAGAATCTCATTTAGAAGACACTACTCTTGTTCAAGAGAAGACTGTGGAGGTTAAAGATACTCTTCCTAAAGAGTATGTTGGGAAACATAGCGATGAAGATCTACAACTACTGAATGATACTGTTTTAGAACTATCTACTCCTGTTCCAAAAACTCAACAAGAACAAAGTGAATCTAGCTCTTCTTCTGAACAAAAGAGTACCTCAACTTTTCTGGTCAAAGGTTTGTCTACTAGAGTTGAGTTAAATCTTCTTGCCACAAATATATTGGGTAGTCTAAATGATAACATGAGATTGAGGGCTAAAGCCTTAAATGTAATTACCCACTCATGCTATCTATCCCAATTCGAACCAAAGAAAGTGGATGAAGCACTTCAAGATGCTAATTGGATCAATTATATGCAtgaagaacttcatcaatttgttcgGAATGATGTGTGGGAGCTAGTTCCTAGACCGGATGGAGTGAATACGATAGGAACTAAGTGGATTTTCAAGAACAAGTCAGATGAACATGGGACTATTATAAGAAATAAATCAAGACTTGTTCCTTAA
- the LOC142614427 gene encoding cytochrome P450 CYP72A219-like, which yields MEISLLRIAVSIVSIVVLITWAWRVVNWMWLRPKKLERCLRQQGLNGNSYRLLFGDLKESSKMISQAKSKPINFTLDIAPRVFPFVHQVVSNYGKNSFIWMGPTPRVNILNPEQLKEIFSKIYDFRKPNANPLIKLIATGLPNYEGEKWATHRKIINPAFHLEKLKNMSAAFSQCCNDMMGKWESLVSEEGSIELDIWPYLQTLTSDVISRTAFGSSYDEGRRIFELQKEQAELAMKTVQSVYIPGWRFLPTKINKRMKEIDKELQDSLKGIINKREKAIKAGEARTDDLLGILLESNFKEIQEHGNDKNVGMNLQDVIEECKIFYFAGQETTSVLLVWTMVILSRYPSWQARAREEVLHVFGKNKPEFDGLNHLKVVTMILYEVLRLYPPVIVLTRSVHEETKLGNLILPAGVQVSLPAILVHHDRELWGDDAKDFNPDRFAEGVSKATRGQVSFFPFGWGPRICIGQHFSMIEAKMVLSMILQRFSFELSSSYAHAPLPIITLQPQYGAHIILHKI from the exons ATGGAAATATCATTGCTTAGGATTGCAGTTTCCATAGTTTCAATTGTGGTACTAATAACATGGGCATGGAGGGTGGTGAATTGGATGTGGCTAAGGCCAAAAAAGCTAGAGAGGTGCTTAAGGCAGCAAGGTCTTAATGGCAACTCCTACAGGCTTTTGTTTGGAGACTTGAAGGAGAGCTCTAAGATGATAAGTCAAGCCAAGTCTAAACCCATCAACTTCACCCTTGACATTGCACCGCGTGTCTTCCCCTTCGTCCATCAAGTTGTCTCAAATTATG GTAAGAATTCTTTTATATGGATGGGCCCCACACCCAGGGTGAACATTTTGAACCCTGAACAATTGAAAGAAATCTTCTCCAAGATATATGACTTTCGAAAGCCAAATGCAAATCCACTTATCAAGTTGATAGCAACCGGACTTCCAAACTATGAGGGTGAGAAATGGGCAACACACAGAAAGATTATTAATCCAGCATTCCATCTTGAGAAGTTGAAG AATATGTCAGCAGCATTTTCTCAGTGTTGCAATGACATGATGGGCAAATGGGAAAGTTTGGTGTCTGAAGAGGGATCAATTGAGTTAGATATATGGCCTTATCTCCAAACTTTGACAAGTGATGTGATTTCTCGAACAGCCTTTGGGAGTAGCTATGATGAAGGAAGAAGGATTTTTGAACTCCAAAAAGAACAAGCTGAGCTTGCAATGAAAACTGTACAGTCTGTTTACATTCCGGGTTGGAG GTTTCTgccaactaaaataaacaagaGGATGAAAGAAATTGACAAAGAATTACAAGATTCACTTAAAGGCATCATCAACAAAAGAGAGAAGGCAATAAAAGCAGGTGAAGCTAGAACTGATGACTTACTAGGCATACTTCTAGAGTCAAACTttaaagaaattcaagaacATGGGAACGACAAGAACGTTGGAATGAATCTCCAAGATGTAATTGAGGAATgtaagatattttattttgcgGGGCAAGAGACAACCTCAGTTTTGCTTGTTTGGACAATGGTAATTCTGAGTAGATATCCAAGTTGGCAAGCGCGTGCAAGAGAAGAAGTCCTACATGTCTTTGGTAAAAACAAACCAGAATTTGATGGGCTAAATCACCTCAAAGTT GTAACCATGATTTTGTATGAGGTTTTAAGACTATACCCACCAGTAATTGTCCTTACTCGATCTGTTCACGAGGAAACGAAACTCGGAAATTTGATTTTACCAGCAGGAGTTCAAGTCTCCTTACCGGCAATCCTTGTTCATCATGACCGTGAACTTTGGGGTGATGATGCAAAGGACTTCAATCCAGATAGGTTTGCTGAAGGAGTTTCAAAAGCTACAAGGGGTCAAGTTTCATTTTTCCCATTCGGATGGGGCCCTCGGATATGCATTGGACAACATTTTTCTATGATAGAAGCGAAAATGGTTCTGTCAATGATTCTACAACGCTTCTCCTTTGAGCTATCCTCATCCTATGCTCATGCTCCGCTCCCAATTATAACCCTTCAACCACAATATGGTGCTCACATTATTCTACATAAAATCTAG
- the LOC142616183 gene encoding uncharacterized protein LOC142616183, translating into MGMNSGVGVVIRDESGRVITTLCKSLPSQFPANWTELYALEQGILLAQEMGLSQVIFKSDALSVIQVINQGIIGSEAGHLVEGILQAKASFSSYSFNHLKMDCNRVVHELAKAATLCPAGGSLL; encoded by the exons ATGGGAATGAATTCCGGGGTTGGGGTGGTTATTAGAGATGAGTCTGGCAGGGTTATAACAACGCTTTGCAAGTCTCTCCCATCACAGTTTCCAGCAAATTGGACGGAGCTTTATGCTTTAGAGCAAGGCATCTTGTTGGCGCAAGAAATGGGACTCTCCCAAGTCATCTTTAAATCTGATGCTCTCTCGGTCATCCAAGTTATTAACCAAGGCATTATTGGGAGTGAAGCTGGGCACCTGGTGGAGGGTATTTTGCAAGCCAAGGCTTCCTTCTCTTCCTACTCTTTCAATCACTTGAAAATGGACTGCAACAGGGTTGTACATGAGCTTGCAAA AGCCGCCACTTTGTGTCCTGCTGGTGGCTCTTTGTTGTAA